The genomic stretch GCCCCCTACCCAGCAAAGAAACGCCTGCGCGATTTTTGAACAGCGCGACGGCTTGCTCAACAACTGGCGCCGCGAAGCGATCAAGGCCGAACGGGAATACGGCATCCCCGTGCCGATCCTGATGGCGACGATCTACACAGAATCAAACTTCCGCCACAACGCGCGACCGCCGCGCGAAAAAATCTTCGGTTTCATTCCCGGAAAGCGTCAGTCGACAGCCTATGGCTACTCCCAGGCGCTGGATGGCACCTGGGAACGCTATCAGCGGGAGACAGGACGCTGGAGCGCGCGGCGGACCGATTTCGGCGACGCCGTCCGGTTCATCGGCTGGTATCACCGCCAGAGTGCGGACAAGACCGGGATCTCGCTGAGCGACCCCTATAACCTCTATCTCGCCTATCACTCCGGCCATGCAGGCTTCCTGCGCGGCGCCTACAAGAGCAGGCCTGAAGCACTCCGGGGCGCCAAGCGCTTCACAGACATTACCTATACTTACGCCAAGCAGTTGCAGCAGTGCCCGAATTGATGGGTTGATGCCATCAGCCAAGCGAAAAAGGGGACCGGTCCTCAGACCGGTCCCCTTTCTGATTCAGTCAACGCGGCGGCTGCCTCAGCCTTCAACGCCCTGGATAGCCGAAATCTGCCAGCGTGTGTTGTCGCGGCGAACGAAGGTCCAGATCTCAGTCGTTTCGACCGGAGCCTCGGCATCGCCATCGACGACGTTACCCGTCTGCCGATCGATCATATAGTCGACCGCCTCATAGCGCATCGCGACAGTTGCATATTCCAGCTTGTCTTCGCGCCAGCTTTCCGCGACATCACCCTGGACGAGGTGCACATCGCGCACCTGGTTCTTGATGCCCTTGGTGGCATTATCGCTCAGCTCTTCCGCCAGATAGGACATGGCCTCCGGCGTGGTGATCCGACGAAGCGCCGAATAATCTTCCGCCGCATAGGCCGCCTGCATTTCCTGCAAGAGCTTCTCAAAACTGTCCAGATCCTGCGGGGTCACGCCGATCTCGTCGGTGCGTCCGGTAAAGGACCGTGCCGCACCGCCGCCCATGCGCGGGATCTCGAACAACGGACGACCCGCACCGCCACCATTGCCGGCGGGACCGCCTGCCCCGTCGCCACTGGCATTGTCACGGGACATGCCATCCGCATAGGCCGGGCGACGATTGGCGAACATGCGCATGGCGAAACGGATCAGGAAGAAGATCAAGAGACCCTGCAGAAGCAGGCCGAGCAAGCCAAAGCCGCCGCCGAAGCCGGTGCCCATCAGCAGGCCGAAGAGACCACCGAGCAGAAGTCCGCCCATGAGACCGCCGGCAAGTCCGCCAAACATGCCGCCCGAACGAGCTGCGGTCTGGGTCGCCGCACCGGCCGGCGCTGCTGCATTCGGCTGGGCCGCATTGGTGCGCGGCGTCATGGTCCGCTCGATGGGAGCGGCCGGTGTCGGCGCTGTCCGTGTCTGTGCCGGCGCATCGAATGTGCGTGTGCCACGGCTACCAAAGCCGCCGCCAAATCCGCGACGCGCCTCGGCATAGTCGACGGCGACCAGCGTCACCATCATGCCCAATGCCAAGGACGCAAATACCTTACCATAACGCTGCATCGCGTTTCCTACCCTCGTGTTTGTGTGCTCAGGTCCGCAAACCTTTGACCCTTATATGGCGAGGGCCGGCCCTCATTTGAAGACCGGCCCTTCGATCTGACGAAGAATTGACCAGAAGTGCTGACTTTACAGGCAGATCTGGCGGCTCAGGCACCAAGCCAGAGCTTGATGCCGAGGCCGACCACGGTCACCGTGGCGACCCCCGCTGCCCACAGAGCGATGAACCAGAGCAGCCGCTTTGCAAGGGTGGACGACCGCATCAATGATAGCCCTCCTCCGGATTGATCTTGCCGCGGAACACCCAATAGGCATAGGCGGTATAGCCCAGGATCATCGGCACCAGAATAACGGCCCCGACCAGCAGGAAGGCGAGGCTGTCATCAGGCGCCGCCGCCTGCCAGATGGTCAGCGACGTGGGCACAATATAGGGATAGAAACTGATGCCAATGCCTGCATAACCGAGCACGAAGAGCCCGAGCGCCGCCAAAAAGGGCCGTGCATCATGCCCCCGCTTCAGGCCGGTCACGATCAGGTAGAGACAGGCGAGCACCAGGAGCGGCACGATCACCGAGAAGATCATGGTCGGGTAACCGAACCAGCGCTCCAGATAGAGTGGTTTCAGCCAGGGCGTCCAGAGACTGAAGATGCCCATCGCCCCGACAGTGGCAAAGGCGAGAAAGAAGGCGAAATGCCTGGCCCGCGCTGCCAGATGGCCGGTGGTTTTCATCACCAGCCAGGTGGCGCCAAGCAAGGCATAGCCGATCACCAGGGCCACGCCGGTTGCGAGCGAAAACGGTGTCAGCCAGTCCCACCAGCCGCCGGAATAGGCACGATCAGCCACCGGAATACCCTGGACCAAGGCACCGAGCGCTATTCCCTGACAAAGGGCAGCCAGCGTTGAGCCGCCGGCAAAGGCCCAGTTCCACAGATATTCGGCCCGCTTGGTCCGCCAGCGATATTCAAAGGCAACGCCGCGAAAGATCAGCCCGAGCAGCATCAGGATCAGCGGCGCATAGAGCGCGGGCAATATGGTGGCATAGGCGAGCGGAAACACTGCAAGCAGTCCGCCACCACCCAAGACCAGCCAGGTTTCATTGCCATCCCAAACCGGGGCGACCGAATTCATCATCTGGTCGCGGTCATGTTTTTCCGGAAACAGCGGAAAGAGAATGCCGACCCCGAGATCGAATCCGTCGAGAATGACATAGGCGAGCACGGCAAAGGCAATGATGCCGGCCCAGATGAAGGGGAGATCAATGGGCATGCTTGCCTCCATGTCCAGGTTGGGATGCAGGCGTGATACCGGAGGTCCGGATCGGACCTTCATCGAGTGGTTCCAGTGGATCGCGCGGCAGGCGTCCCATCAGGCGCAGAATGTAGAATGTACCTGCTCCGAAAACGACGAAATAGACGATGATGAAGCTGATGAGCGAGGCAGCCACGGCTGGAGCGGCAATCGGCGACAAGGAGTCAGCCGTCATCAGGTGGCCGTAGACCGTATAAGGCTGACGCCCGACCTCCGTCGTGATCCAGCCGGCCAGCACCGCGACGAAACCTGACGGTCCCATTACAACGGCCATCCGATGCAACCCTTGGTTCTCATAGAGCGTACCACGCCAGCGACACCAGAGACTGAAGAGGCCGACACCCAGCATCGCAAAACCAAGAGCGACCATCACCCGGAACGACCAGAAGACGATCGTCACTGGCGGCTCCAACGCGTCGGGGACCGCATCCAGCCCGTCAAGCGGCGCATTGAGATCATGCTTCAGGATCAGGCTGGAAAGCTTGGGTATCTCGATTGCATAATCCACCCGCTTTTCGGTTTCGTTCGGTATGCCAAAGAGAATGAGCGGTGCACCCTCCGGATGGCTGTCGAAATGCCCCTCCATCGCCATGATTTTCGTAGGCTGATGCTCCAGCGTATTGAGCCCGTGCATGTCGCCGACGAAAATCTGGATGGGAGCGACGATGGCAGCCATCCACATCGCCATGGAAAACATCGTCCCGGCACGTCGCGGCGCCGTGCCCTTGATCAGGTGCCATGCCCCGACCGCGCCGACGACGAAGGCCGTCGTCAGATAGGCGGCGATGACCATATGGGTGAGACGATAGGGGAAGGACGGGTTGAAGACGATCGCCCACCAGTCAACCGGCACGAACTGTCCGACATCGTTCATGGCAAAGCCCGCTGGCGTCTGCATCCAGGAATTCACCGAGAGGATCCAGGTGGCCGAGATCAGCGTGCCGAAGGCAACCATCAGCGTAGCAAAAAAATGCAACCCCAGTCCCACACGACTGCGGCCAAACAGCATGACCCCAAGGAAGCCGGCTTCAAGGAAAAAGGCAGTGAGCACCTCATAGCCCATCAGCGGGCCGATGACCGGGCCAGCCTTGTCGGAGAAGACGGACCAGTTCGTGCCGAACTGATAGGACATCACAATGCCGGACACGACCCCCATGCCGAAGGCAACGGCAAAGATGATCTTCCAGAAATCAAAGAGTTCCAGATAGATCTTGTCTTTCTTCCAGATATAGAGGCCCTCCAGCACGGCGAGATAGCTCGCCAGTCCAATCGAAAAAGCCGGAAAGATAATGTGGAAGGATACTGTGAACGCGAACTGGATTCGCGCCAAGATCTCGGCATCGAAGTTCTCGAACATGGGCTAAGCCTTTCGTTCCTGGTCCCCCGACACGGAAACGACCCTACAGGATCAACTACCAAGAAGCCAATGCGAAGCCTCGCCCTGCGTCAGTTACACGCATATCAATTTCCATATTTTTGATGACTGCGGCGCACACCTCGGCAAAACGCAAACGGCGCGGGTTTGATCCCGCGCCGCCTTGAATTCCTGGAGAAGCAGTCAGTCGATCAATCGACGTTGAACACCAGCGACTTGGCCTGCTTCACAGCCGGATTGGCGGTCAGCTGGTTCAGCACGGCCTGATCAACCGGGCCATCGACATAGAGAAGCGCGATGGCATCGCCGCCTTCCTTGTCGCGACCGAGCTGGAAGTTCGCGATATTGACCTTAGCATTGCCGAGCGTGGTGCCCATGAAACCGATCATGCCGGGCACGTCGGTATTGGAGATATAGATCATGTTCTGACCGACATCGGCATCCATGTTGATGCCCTTGATCTGGATGAAGCGCGGCTTGCCGTCGGAGAAGACGGTGCCGGCAACCGAGCGGGTCTGCTTCTCGGTGGTGATGGTGAGCTTGATGTAACCGTCGTAGACGCCGGTCTTGTCGCGCTTCACTTCCGAGACAATGATCCCCTTTTCCTTCACCATGATCGGTGCCGAAACCATGTTCACATCGGCCACCAACGGGCGGATCAGACCGGCGAGCAGTGCCGAGGTCAACGCCTTGGTGTTCATCGTCGAGGTGACACCGTCATAAAGGATTTCGATTTCCTTGATCGGGTTCTCGGTCATCTGGCCGGCAAAGGAGCCGAGCACGTCGGCGAGGCGGATGAACGGCTTCAGGATCGGCGCTTCTTCAGCCGTGATCGACGGCATGTTGATGGCGTTGGAGACGGCACCCTTCATCAGGTAGTCCGACATCTGTTCGGCGACCTGAAGCGCGACGTTTTCCTGGGCTTCGGTGGTCGAGGCGCCCAGATGCGGCGTGCAGACGACATTCGGCAGGCCGAAGAGCGGGCTTTCGGTCGCGGGTTCGACCTCGAAGACATCGAAACCGGCACCTGCGACATGGCCGGACTTGATGGCTTCGGCAAGGGCGGCCTCGTCAACCAGACCACCGCGGGCGCAGTTGATAATGCGCACGCCAGGCTTGGTCTTGGCAATGTTCTCCTTGCTGAGGATGCCGCGTGTCTTGTCGGTCATCGGCACATGCAGCGTGATGAAATCAGCCTTGGCGAGGAGTTCGTCCAGCTCAACCTTGGTCACACCCATTTCTTGGGCGCGATCATTCGACAGGAAGGGGTCATAGGCCAGCACATGCATGCCAAGGCCGATGGCCTTCTTGCAGACGATGCCACCGATATTGCCGGCACCGATGACACCGAGCGTCTTGCCGGTGATCTCGACACCCATGAACTTCGACTTTTCCCACTTGCCGGCCTGGGTCGAAACGTCGGCCTGCGGGATCTGGCGGGCAACGGCAAACATGAGGGCGATGGCATGTTCCGCCGTCGTGATCGAATTGCCGAAGGGCGTGTTCATCACGATGATGCCGCGCTTGGACGCAGCCGGGATATCGACATTGTCGACGCCGATGCCGGCGCGGCCGATGACCTTGAGGTTGGTCGCAGCAGCGATCAGTTTTTCCGTTGCCTTGGTGGCAGAGCGAATGGCGAGACCATCGTAATTGCCGATGATTTCAGCGAGCTTTTCCTTGTCCTTGCCGAGCTTCGGCTGGAAATCAACTTCGACGCCGCGATCGCGGAAGATCTGGACGGCGGTTTCCGAGAGTTCGTCGGATACGAGAACGCGAGGTGCCATGGTGCTGGGCTCCTTAAAGGGGTTCAGACTGCAACCTTTCCGCCGTCATGCGCGGGCTTGTCCCGAGCATCTGCGACCGATCGGTCCTGGTGATGGGATAAGATCCTCGGCACAAGGCCGAGGATGACGTTGTCATGCCTTGAAAAAGGATCAGGCGGCAGCCTTGGCGAGAGACGCCTTCTGCGTCTCATAGGCGAAGGAGAGCCACGGCATCAGAGCCGCCATGTCAGCAGTCTCGATCGTGGCACCCGCCCAGATGCGAAGACCGGCCGGTGCATCGCGATAAGCTCCGATGTCATAGGCGACACCCTGCTTTTCGAGAATGCTGGCAATGCCTTTGGCAAAGGCGGCCTGAGCGTCGGCATCAAGCGCCGTAATCTCAGGGTCAACGATCTTGACGCAGACCGAGGTGTTGGAGCGCGTGGCCGGGTCGACGGCGAGATTGGCGATCCAGTCGTTCTTCTCGATGAAGTCGAAGATCACCTTCGCATTGGCATCGGCACGCGCGATCAGGGCTTCGAGACCACCGATCGACTTCGCCCACTTCAAGGCATCGATATAGTCTTCGACGCAGAGCATGGACGGGGTGTTGATGGTCTCGCCGACAAAGATGCCTTCGATCAGCTTGCCGCCAGAGGTCATGCGGAAGATCTTCGGCAGCGGCCAGGCCGGAACATAGGTCGTCAGACGCTCGACAGCGCGCGGCGACAGGATGATCACGCCGTGACCGCCCTCGCCGCCCAGAACCTTCTGCCAGGAGAAGGTGGTGACATCGAGCTTCGAGAAGTCCATGTCCTGGGCAAAGGCTGCGGAGGTGGCGTCGCAGATGGTCAGGCCCTTGCGGTCAGCCGGAATGAAATCGGCATTCGGTACGCGCACGCCCGAGGTGGTGCCGTTCCAGGTGAAGACGACATCGCGGTCGAAATCGACGGCGGAAAGGTCCGGCAGCAGGCCGTAATCGGCATTGAACTTGCGGACATCGGCAAGCTTCAGCTGCTTCACCACATCGGTGACCCAGCCGGCGCCAAAACTTTCCCAGGAGAGCATGTCGACGCCACGTTCGCCGAGCAGCGACCACATGGCCATTTCGACGGCGCCCGTATCGGAGGCCGGAACAATGCCGATGCGGTAGTCAGCGGGGACGTTCAGGATTTCGCGGGTCAGGTCGATGGCCAGCTTCAGCTTTTCCTTGCCGACCTTGGCGCGGTGCGATCGGCCGAGCGGGGCATCGGAAAGCGCATCGAGCGACCAACCGGGACGCTTCGAGCAGGGGCCAGACGAAAAATGAGAGTTTGCCGGACGCGCGGCAGGGGCGACGATATCAGCCATATAGATACCCTTCCAGGTAATTAGCCTCTCGTTGGGGAGAGGTGTCCCGCCGTCGGAACTACTCCTGTCGCCTGTCGTCGTCAAGCGGCGCAACGTCGCTCCGAGAAATATTTTTGGCGCGCCTGCGGCATGTCTCGGTGTTCACCAAATGCAGAAAGGCCGCCCGGAGGCGGCCTTGCGAGAAGTCAGTGACATCGATCTCACTTGTAGACCAGCGGAGGCGGTGGGTCGAAAGCGACCTGCTGCTCCTGGCAACCGCCGAATACATAGCGAGCACCGGCATACAGCTCATGGCTTTGGAAGCCCTTGTCATAACCCGGCCCACCGTTGGAAGCGAAGCCGAACATATCACCACCCATGGTATGGCGGAAACGGTAGCCGGCATCGGCCTTGACGGCGCAGGTGAGATCAACGGAAGCACCCGCCATCAACTGGTAGGCAAAGCGCCAGCTGCCGGCTCCATGATGCTCGACTGTGGCGTCGCATCCGCCTCCATCGTTTTGGCAGGAGGTGTTTCTGAGTTTGTCCCACTTGACATACGAGCCGCCGATACCGCCACCGACATAGGGCGTGAAGTATCCGTAAGTGCCGAGGTCAACATAGGCATTGGCCATGAGAGTGTAGGCACGCATTGCGGAAATGTCAGTCGATCGGCACGGCTCAAGCGGGAAGCCGCAGCTCCCGACAGTCGAACCGCGGAAATCGCTCTTGAACTTGTAGTCGAAGGTCAGATCGGTGCGCAGATAGTTGTTGATCTGGTAGCCGACACCAGCACCGACGGTGAAGCTGTCTTTCAGGTCGACGGTTGCAAAATCATTAACGAGGGCGTTGGATCCCTGAAAATAATGAGCGCCTTTGATCTTGTTGAAGCTATAGCCAAGGTCACCGCGCAGATACCAGCCGGAAGCCTCGGATACCGTGATTTCCGGTGCCGCGATATAGGGCGCCGGCTCGGGTTGATACACATCTGCAGAATAGGCAGTCGTGCTGGCCAGCATGGCGGCAGCGACAGCAATCAAGCTCGTCTTCATGGCAGGATACTCCAAATTCCCCTGGTTGCTTAAATCAGGCCAGAAGCGGCCGATAATCAGAACACGTGAGGATAATGGAATGGAAAAGTTAAGTTGCACTTAACCCTAGTCATTAACTCTGCCTCTTTGGACCTTGCTAACCAAGACGCTTGGGAACGAAGTAATGTTCCTTGCGACAGGAAAGGAAAGCGGCGCGCGTCCCGTCGGACACGCGCCGTTTCGATCGAGTCTTGTTTTGGCAGGGCCCTTCAGCCAGCCATTCGTTGACGGGACGCTGTCATCCCGTCGAACTTCCCGGGCTGATTATCCAGTGTGAACTGTCCGAGTTGTTGATCCATCTCGGCAGCTTCCTGCGCCAGCTTGTGTATTGCAGCGGTCGTTTCTTCGACCAGGGCAGCATTTTGCTGCGTCATGGTGTCGAGCTTGCCAACGGAACCATGAATATGCCCGAGGGTTTCCGCCTCTTCGCGCGTCGATTCCATGATCTCGCTGATGTGACTATTGATCGCCAGAACATGCGCGCCGATACCGTTGAGGGCAGCCCCTGCCTTTTCAACCAGGCTGACACCGTTTTCAACTTCGACCGTGGACTTGGCCAGAAGGTCACTGATCTCCTTCGCAGCCGTTGAGGAGCGCTGTGCCAATGCGCGAACTTCCTGCGCAACCACGGCAAATCCCTTGCCACTTTCGCCGGCACGCGCGGCCTCAACGCCGGCATTCAGCGCCAGGAGATTGGTCTGGAAGGCAATTTCATCAATGACGCCAATGATCTTATTGATCTCCTGGCTGGAGCACTGAATTGCTTCCATCGCGCTGATCGTATCGCCCATGATCAGTCCGGAATGCTCCGTATCCTGCTTGGCGTGACGGGCGATCTTTTCGGCTTCTGCAGCGCGTGAGATCTGTACCTGAACCGCATCAGTGATTTCCTTGATTGCATTTGCGGCTTCAGAAACAGCGATCGCCTGCCGTTCGGTGCGCTCTGCCAATTGATCGGCTCCGGCCCGCATCTCCTCAGAACCAGCCCTGACGGCAACCGAGTTTCCACCGATACCGGAAAGGGTCTGACTGAGTGTTGCCAATGCATTGTTGAAATTGGCTCGCAGGCTCTCCAGCGCGTCGGGGAAACGATGATTGATCTTGAAGGACAAATCGCCCTTTGCAAGGCGACCAAGGCCTTCGTCCAAAACCTCGACGACTTGCTGAAGAGTTGCAGCCTCTGCATCTCGTTCTGTCATCCGCTGCCGTCGCTCCAGTTCCACCCGCTCGCGTTCCTCACGCCGCTCCAGTGACTGGCGTTGCTGTTCGATCAGCCCCAGCCGGAAGCGCTCCAGCGCCCGTGCCATCCTGCCGATCTCGTCGCCGCGATGCTGATTGGGAACCGTGTTGTCCAGTTTCCCGTCAGCAACCTCACCGGTGAATTGGGTCAATGCCGCCAAGGGGGCAAACAGCCGCTTCATCAGAAAACCCGTGGCAAAGGCAAGGGCAAGAAGCGCCAGAAGACCCGTGATCATCAGGGTCTGGGCTATCCGCATGGACCCGGCCGCGAGTTCCGTGTGGCTGATGCTCTCGGCAACGACATAAACCTGATCGTTGAACATGACGGCCCGCCCGAAAGCCTTGGCAGCACCATCGTTGCGGGTGATCTCGGAACTGAAGATCTGATCGACGGTCGGATTTGCCGGGAAATTGAAATCTGCAGACTTGATGTCCACCAGCGAACCGTCGCCTCCAAGTGCAATGCCCGTGCCGTCTGCCGACAGGATCGCCGTCTGCTCCGTGCTGCCGGGCACGATTCCCTTGGACAAAATGCGGCTCAGCGCATTGGCATCCACCTGGAAAACGAAAACACCCTTGAATGACTCGAACTTCACGACCGGGACTGCGAAGTAAACTTCGGGCGTAGCAGCATTGGCTCCGACTGAGAGGCCCGAAAAGGTTATGGCAGCGACATCATCGACCGCAGCCTCGGCCGCTTCGACGCTCAGGGCGAAGACCTTGCCCAGACCGGACGCCGCCAACGGACCTGTAGTGACATTTTCGGCGAAACTGGGCCCTTTGCGATAACTGTAGAGTACATTGCCCGACTGATCGAGGATCAGCATATCGCTGAAAGCGGTGTTGCGCAGGTAGTCGCCGACCTGGACTTGGGTCGTCTCGTGCGTGGAATAATAGAAGCCGCTCGGACCTTCTGGCTTTACCAGCTTTTCGCGTTCGCCAGCTGGAAACGGATTTTCAGAAACAAACACCCGCTGCAGTTCTGATTTCGCGTCACCGGAGTTTTTCGTAATCGTGTTCCAGCCGCTTTTCAGCCCGGTAAGCGATTGTTGCAGACTCTCGATCTTGGCTATCGAGTTCGCCTGGTTCTCAATCTGCTTCAACTGCTCTGACAACATGTCGCCGCGAAATGTCAGCGCTGCGACCATCGACTTCTCAGTCAGAGCCGCAAACTCAGCGTTGGAGGATCGATAGGCGAAGACGTTCAGCAGCGCGACCGTCACTACGGTAAGGAGCAGAAACAGACCAATGACCTTGGAGGAGAGAGAGTTCAAACGAGCAGCCATGACGGATCCCGGAGGCCTCCATGGCTCCAGAACAGCCATGGCAGGCATTTGAAAGAAAACCGGACAGCTCACACGCCGCCCCTTTAGATTGGCAGGTTTCATGCCAAACGCTTAAGCGGCAGTTAAAAAAATTTCCAAGCTTTCAGATTTATCGCGTTAACTCGATCATGCGGCGGCGAAAATCTGCTCCCGCAAACCGGCAAGGAGGGCCACAGACATCAGCCTTGCCTCAACATCATGAATTGGTGTGGAGACGATCAATTCATCGGGTCTGAAACGTTCGATGAAATCTGCGAGCTTTTCCGCCGCAACGCCAGGCGATCCGACAATGGCATACCGCAGCGTATGCTCAACGCCGTGACGCTCAACGTCAGTCCACAACCTGGACATATCGTCTACCGGGCGCGGAAACTTGCCGCGAACATTTCTGCGCAGATTGATGAACTGCTGCTGTGCCGAGGTGAAATGATAGGCGGCACGGGCGTCGCTGTCGGCGACGGAAGCCATCACCCCTGCCATGACATAAGGCGCCTGCAATTGCGCTGACGGTTGAAACCGCTCTCGATAGATCGCGATCGCATCTGCCAGTTGATCCGGCGCAAAATGGGATGCGAAAGCATAGGGTAAGCCGAGCGCAGCAGCCAGATGCGCACTGTAAAGGCTGGAACCAAGGATCCAGATCGGCACATGACTTCCTGCACCAGGAAATGCCTGCACGACGCCGTCATCGCCTCCCTCCCCGATGAGCTTTTGCAGCTCGAGAATGTCGTGCGGGAAGCTTTCGGCGCCAGCTTCCATGTTTCGGCGAAGGGCGCGTGCGGTGCGCATGTCAGTCCCTGGAGCTCGTCCGAGGCCAAGATCAATGCGTCCAGGATAGAGCGCTTCCAGCGTGCCGAATTGCTCCGCGATCACCAGCGGCGAGTGATTGGGCAGCATGACCCCACCGGACCCCACCCGAATAGTCTGAGTGCCGGCGGCCACATGCGAGATGACCAGTGCCGTGGCGGCGCTGGCGATGCCCGGCATGCCATGATGTTCGGCCAGCCAGTAGCGGAGATAGCCATTCTTCTCCGCCACCTGTGCAAGCCGCCTGGATGCGTCCAGTGCTTCACGGACCGTATGCCCTTCGGCAACGGGAGAGAGATCGAGAATGGAAAACGGTATCATGTCAAACGCCTTTGTTTTTCACCGCCTCCATGTAGTGGGCTTCCCCCGAAGTCCCAAGAGGTGACGATAACATATCATAATCACTTCGTATGTTTCGGTTTTGTTCACATTTCACTGGCAGAGATCGGCGATACCGCATTAGGATAGTTCCATGACCTCTACGATTCGCATCATCGGCATCGACCCGGGCCTCCGCCGCTGCGGCTGGGGCATTATCGAAACGTTCGGAAATTCGCTGCGCTTCGTCGCGTCAGGGACCGTGACCTCCGATGGCGACATGGATCTGGCCTCCCGCCTCTGCCAGCTGCATGACGGGCTGGCCGAAGTCGTCCACACCTACAAGCCCGATGAGGCCGCCGTCGAGCAGACCTTCGTCAACAAGGATGCGGTGGCCACGCTGAAGCTCGGCCAGGCCCGCGGCATCGCCATGCTGGTCCCTGCCCGCGCCGGACTGCCGGTTGCGGAATATGCGCCGAATGCCGTGAAGAAGTCCGTCATCGGTGTCGGCCATGGCGAAAAGCAGCAGATCCACATGATGCTGAAGATCCTGATGCCCAAAGCCGAATTCAAGGGCAACGACGCCGCCGACGCACTCGCCATCGCCATCTGCCACGCCCACAATCGCGGCGGCGACAGGATGCGCAAAGTGCTAGCCTCCGCCTGATTTGTTCTTGACTTGTTCCGCCAGTAGGAATTATCCTTACCGAATTGGAGGCGAACATGCGCGTGACATCCAAGGGCCAGGTGACCATTCCCCGCGATCTGCGCGAACTGGTTGGCATAGAACCGAATTCGGAAGTCGTTTTCACCGTTGAGGACGGCAGGCTGATGCTTGCGCCCAAGAACGGTGCCGAGGCTCTCAGGGAAAAGGAGCGTTTGGCTGGACTTATGGAGACCCTGGCGCGACTGGAAGGCACAGGCGATCAGGATGTTGACGCAGAGACTCTGATGCAGATGACACGGGACCGCTAGGTTATGGCCGTACTCGTTGACACGAACGTGCTCGTCGATGTTGCCGTGCGCGATCCGAAATGGCTCGAATGGTCTCGCGGCCAGCTTTTGCGCTTGGCGCGTCACGAGCCGCTGGTGATCAATCCGATCATCTATTCCGAATTTTCCGTTCGTTATTCCGATCGCGATAGCGTCGACGCCCTCCTGCCGGTTTCGGACTTCCATCGCGAGAGCCTCCCCTGGGCGGCTGGCTTCGCAGCTGGCGTGGCATTCAGGATCTACCGTCTCGCAGGCGGAGGACGTGAGCGCGTGCTGCCGGATTTCCTGATTGGAGCCCATGCCGCCATCAGGGGTCACAAGATCCTGACCCGGGATCCAAAAGGCTATCGCAGCTACTTCCCCGACCTCGACATCATCTCCCCCGACACCCATCCCCTGTAACGCGACGGACGCATCCATGATCGGCAAACTCAAAGGCACCATTGACGAGATTGGCGACGACTATGTTCTCGTCGATGTCCACGGCGTCTGCTACGTCGCCCACTGCTCGTCGCGAACACTTGGCCGCATCGGCTCGCCCGGCGAGGCCGTCGT from Peteryoungia desertarenae encodes the following:
- a CDS encoding type II toxin-antitoxin system VapC family toxin, which produces MAVLVDTNVLVDVAVRDPKWLEWSRGQLLRLARHEPLVINPIIYSEFSVRYSDRDSVDALLPVSDFHRESLPWAAGFAAGVAFRIYRLAGGGRERVLPDFLIGAHAAIRGHKILTRDPKGYRSYFPDLDIISPDTHPL